Genomic window (Dolosigranulum savutiense):
AAACGGAAAACCTTCTGGACCTAGACTCACTTTGAACGTAATCGTTGTGTCAGCGGGAATCACTTCTCGACCCTCATTCATATCCTGGGCTACAATTTTTTCATGCTCAATCGTATCATGATAGACATCTTCACGCTCAACTCGGAATCCTAATTCAGTCAGTTGCGCCTTAATCTGATTAAAATCTTTTCCCGTATAATCTTCTAAGGTGAAAGGCTTTTGTCCAGAGCTGACAAACAAATTAATCGATTGACCTTCTTTGACACTGGCCCCAGATGCGGGATCTGATTTTATAACTTGACCTTCTGCTAGTTCATCATTCGGTTGATTGATTATTTCACCCACCTCAAGATTCAATGTGTCTAGCTCAGCCTCCACTTGCGCTACAGTATACCCCATTAAGTTAGGCACATCCACCTCACCTGGCGCTGATTGCATCACATAATAAACAAATATAATTGGAATAATCAACATAAACAGTAGCCATATCCACCACTTACTTTTTTTCTTGGAGGTAGCATTCGTATCTGGCGTATCAGTTGTTGTTGAGCTTGACGGGGTATATGCTTTAACCTCATCTTCTACAGAGTTATCATCTACATGGATGGGATCAATTGGCGCCAATCGTTTTGTCTGGTCGGCATTAATATTAGGCGGGAGGAACTTTTCTTCATAACGACGCGATGGATCAAGGACAGTCTGTAAATCTTCACGCATAGCATCCACACTACTGTAACGATGATTGGGATCTTTTGCAGTAGCTTTTAAAATAACATTTTCTAAGGCTTGAGGAATACTGGGTTGTTGGTCCCGAACAGAAGGGAAGTCATTTTGGAAATGCTTTAGCGCGATAGAGACAGCTGATTCTCCCTTGAAAGGTACGGTCCCTGTCAACAATTCATAGAGTAAAATACCTAACGAATAAATATCAGATGCCTTCGTTGCAATGGCTCCTCGTGCTTGTTCCGGCGAAATATAATGGACGGATCCTAGCAAGGAGTTCGTCTGGGTTAATGAATTTTGGGATAGAGCTAGTGCAATGCCGAAGTCAGTAATCTTAACTGTTCCCTTTTCATCAATTAAAATATTATACGGCTTAATATCACGGTGAATCACACCTTGACTGTGCGCATAACTAATCGCACTCAAAATCTTATCCATAATTGATACGACGGTCTGATGCGCAATTGGATGATGTCGATTAATATATTCCTTCAAATCCGTCCCGCCGATATATTCCATCACAATATACGGAACATGGGCCTCACCCACATCATAAATATTGACAATATTCGGATGCATCAACTCAGTCGTCGAAGTTGCTTCCCGGGTAAATCG
Coding sequences:
- the pknB gene encoding Stk1 family PASTA domain-containing Ser/Thr kinase; amino-acid sequence: METGQRINGRYEVKRLLGSGGMAEVFLAYDLILDRQVAVKMLAYNFKNDRESLRRFTREATSTTELMHPNIVNIYDVGEAHVPYIVMEYIGGTDLKEYINRHHPIAHQTVVSIMDKILSAISYAHSQGVIHRDIKPYNILIDEKGTVKITDFGIALALSQNSLTQTNSLLGSVHYISPEQARGAIATKASDIYSLGILLYELLTGTVPFKGESAVSIALKHFQNDFPSVRDQQPSIPQALENVILKATAKDPNHRYSSVDAMREDLQTVLDPSRRYEEKFLPPNINADQTKRLAPIDPIHVDDNSVEDEVKAYTPSSSTTTDTPDTNATSKKKSKWWIWLLFMLIIPIIFVYYVMQSAPGEVDVPNLMGYTVAQVEAELDTLNLEVGEIINQPNDELAEGQVIKSDPASGASVKEGQSINLFVSSGQKPFTLEDYTGKDFNQIKAQLTELGFRVEREDVYHDTIEHEKIVAQDMNEGREVIPADTTITFKVSLGPEGFPFKNLAGYSRTGVEDYISEHELNAMIEEAYSSQVPEGQVISQRPEPGTLLYKQSDVAVVFSLGPEPAETETFERTIKIDYVPRADDTAGDDDEDEEELSQRRPNKVRVYISDADHHMEEAVHSFDSTEDTELTLKFTVEKGKRAKYRVVVDGNIVAEQSVSNH